One window of the Capnocytophaga haemolytica genome contains the following:
- a CDS encoding transposase: MKIITLIFKRLKTGCQWREIPIKEQFEEGEISWNTIYYYFNKWSKDGSFQRVWLNILEKNKSKLDLSCAQIDGSHSKTKGGESRGFQGRKAANTTNAIFLCDNQRQMLAMSPPMAGNHNDLYEIEKNLKAIFEFLEQADINTEGLFISADAGFDSQSVRDYLESKDIVANIKGNPRNGGERDNYFDEKLYERRFTIERANAWIDGQKALLVRYEKLDVNWVAMHLLAFSFFFLRKIKV; the protein is encoded by the coding sequence ATGAAAATTATTACACTGATTTTTAAGAGATTAAAAACAGGATGTCAGTGGAGAGAAATTCCTATAAAAGAGCAATTTGAAGAGGGAGAAATCTCTTGGAACACCATCTATTACTACTTTAACAAGTGGAGCAAAGACGGCTCATTTCAGAGGGTATGGCTTAATATTTTAGAGAAAAACAAGAGTAAGTTAGATCTTTCTTGTGCTCAAATAGATGGTAGCCATAGTAAGACAAAAGGAGGAGAAAGTAGAGGGTTTCAAGGTAGAAAAGCAGCTAATACGACAAATGCTATTTTCCTTTGTGATAATCAGAGACAAATGTTAGCAATGAGTCCTCCAATGGCAGGAAATCATAATGACCTGTACGAAATAGAGAAGAATCTAAAGGCTATTTTTGAGTTCTTAGAACAGGCTGATATAAATACAGAGGGACTATTTATAAGTGCAGATGCAGGTTTTGATAGTCAGTCAGTTAGAGATTATTTAGAGAGTAAAGATATTGTTGCTAATATCAAGGGAAACCCAAGAAATGGGGGTGAAAGAGATAATTATTTTGATGAAAAGTTATACGAAAGAAGATTTACAATAGAAAGGGCTAATGCTTGGATAGATGGGCAAAAAGCTTTATTGGTCAGATATGAAAAGTTAGATGTCAATTGGGTGGCGATGCATCTATTAGCATTCAGTTTTTTCTTCCTTAGAAAAATAAAAGTTTAA
- a CDS encoding VOC family protein, translating into MKLNAGIITEKLAESKAFYTQVLQFGVTFENDFYLLLHTPNQEAEISFLLPNHPSQQPLFQKPFTQQGVYLTIEVENVDEYYHKLKEQGVPIAIDLREEPWGDRHFAIIDPNGIGIDIVTYSAPE; encoded by the coding sequence ATGAAATTAAACGCAGGTATTATCACCGAGAAATTAGCCGAAAGCAAGGCTTTCTACACCCAAGTATTGCAATTTGGCGTTACTTTTGAAAACGACTTTTATTTGCTGTTGCACACCCCCAATCAGGAGGCAGAAATCAGTTTTTTGTTGCCTAACCACCCTTCGCAACAGCCTCTCTTCCAAAAACCTTTTACCCAACAGGGCGTATACCTCACCATTGAAGTAGAGAATGTAGATGAGTATTACCACAAGTTAAAAGAGCAGGGCGTGCCCATTGCCATAGACTTACGCGAAGAGCCTTGGGGCGACCGCCATTTTGCCATTATAGATCCCAACGGCATCGGAATAGATATCGTAACCTATTCCGCACCCGAATAA
- a CDS encoding alpha/beta hydrolase: MKKILILLLIMATTAINAKTEPVEIQGAVGKLRGVVTTPDNLNGKKVPVVILFHGLTGDINEKMHTTIAESLAKENIASVRFDFNGHGESDGSFRNMTIDNEVEDARRIVQYVEKLPFVSSISILGHSQGGVVAILLSGELGKSKIKTVTLLAPGVIIHDDMLKGSFIGASFDPLNVPEQISIMGGKVILGKEYILAGQRMKPFEAAKQYKGAVKLIHGTGDRAVPYSYSEYLTYFYKKSELTLIDRADHGFSGKEDTLAQEVTQWLKKQL; this comes from the coding sequence ATGAAGAAAATTTTAATTTTATTACTCATTATGGCAACAACAGCAATCAATGCCAAAACAGAGCCTGTAGAAATACAAGGAGCAGTAGGCAAACTCCGTGGGGTGGTAACTACTCCCGACAACCTAAACGGAAAGAAAGTACCCGTGGTGATTCTCTTTCACGGACTTACAGGGGATATCAACGAGAAAATGCATACTACCATCGCCGAAAGTCTCGCCAAGGAAAATATCGCTTCCGTACGCTTTGACTTCAACGGACACGGAGAAAGTGACGGCTCATTTAGAAATATGACCATCGACAATGAGGTAGAAGATGCCCGCCGTATCGTTCAGTATGTAGAGAAACTCCCCTTTGTAAGCTCTATAAGTATCTTAGGGCATTCACAAGGAGGTGTGGTAGCAATTCTGCTCAGTGGAGAATTGGGAAAGAGCAAAATAAAAACGGTAACCCTACTCGCCCCAGGAGTAATTATCCACGACGATATGCTAAAAGGTTCTTTTATAGGTGCTTCTTTTGACCCGCTGAACGTACCCGAACAGATAAGTATTATGGGAGGAAAAGTAATTTTAGGAAAAGAATACATCTTAGCAGGGCAACGTATGAAACCTTTTGAAGCCGCCAAGCAATACAAAGGTGCCGTAAAACTCATTCACGGTACAGGCGACAGGGCAGTGCCTTACTCATATAGCGAATACCTTACCTATTTCTACAAAAAATCTGAATTAACCCTTATAGACCGCGCCGATCACGGTTTTTCAGGTAAAGAGGATACCTTAGCCCAAGAGGTTACCCAATGGCTGAAGAAACAGTTGTAA
- a CDS encoding DoxX family membrane protein, which translates to MTTATLIVRIVLGLILVVFPVNALFIKAFKPKMPEKAQHIMQAFQETGYLLTFVQVTELIVGILLLSGYLTPLAVLILLPISINILLFHLFVAPPVVGPGLFIFLMNVFLLYSYRNYYEFLFHL; encoded by the coding sequence ATGACAACCGCTACACTTATTGTACGTATTGTATTAGGGCTTATATTGGTAGTATTTCCAGTGAACGCTCTTTTTATCAAGGCTTTTAAACCAAAAATGCCTGAAAAAGCACAACATATTATGCAAGCTTTCCAAGAAACGGGCTATTTGCTTACTTTTGTGCAAGTAACAGAATTGATTGTAGGAATTTTGTTACTCTCAGGGTATTTAACGCCCTTAGCAGTATTGATATTGTTACCTATCTCTATCAATATTTTGCTATTTCACTTATTTGTAGCTCCTCCTGTGGTAGGACCTGGCTTATTTATTTTCTTGATGAATGTATTTTTACTATATTCATATAGAAATTATTACGAATTCCTATTCCATTTATAA
- a CDS encoding EVE domain-containing protein: protein MKKRPIKYWIIVASRDHVQMGVAGGFAQACHGKAQPLKRMQEGDGILYYSSKRYFGKEDKCQAFTAIGRVKDEEVYAFQMSENFCPFRRNITFVDCEETPIADLIELLDFIPNKKAWGYPFRFGILEISENDFKLIASKMLHNDLSALNF from the coding sequence ATGAAAAAGAGACCTATCAAATATTGGATTATCGTGGCGAGCAGAGACCACGTACAAATGGGCGTTGCGGGAGGCTTTGCCCAAGCTTGCCACGGAAAGGCACAGCCTTTGAAACGTATGCAGGAGGGAGACGGTATTCTCTATTACTCTTCCAAACGCTATTTTGGAAAGGAAGACAAATGCCAAGCCTTCACGGCTATTGGCAGAGTGAAAGACGAGGAAGTCTATGCCTTTCAGATGAGTGAAAATTTTTGTCCGTTTAGGAGAAATATTACTTTTGTAGACTGCGAAGAAACGCCCATAGCCGACCTTATCGAGCTATTGGACTTTATCCCCAACAAAAAAGCGTGGGGATATCCTTTTCGCTTTGGTATTTTGGAAATATCCGAGAACGATTTTAAACTTATAGCCTCTAAAATGTTACACAATGACCTCTCAGCACTCAATTTTTAG
- a CDS encoding MarR family winged helix-turn-helix transcriptional regulator yields MTSQHSIFSLRAEESSGLLLWQVSMLWQRGIKKVLQPFDLTHPQFVLLASAQWFAQQGKEITQVSLANFTKIDPMTTSQVVRTLQSKDLITREEHKTDTRAKVVAITDKGAELIAQVVAKVEAFDDEFFSILVTEQPSFNAQLHKLLTN; encoded by the coding sequence ATGACCTCTCAGCACTCAATTTTTAGTTTAAGAGCCGAAGAAAGCTCAGGGCTTTTACTTTGGCAGGTAAGTATGTTATGGCAACGCGGAATCAAAAAAGTGTTGCAACCTTTCGACCTCACACATCCCCAGTTTGTACTCTTGGCGAGTGCCCAGTGGTTCGCCCAACAAGGAAAGGAAATCACGCAGGTATCTTTGGCAAATTTCACCAAGATAGACCCAATGACTACCTCGCAAGTGGTGCGCACTTTGCAGAGCAAAGACCTCATCACAAGGGAAGAACACAAGACCGACACCCGCGCCAAAGTAGTTGCTATCACTGATAAAGGTGCCGAACTTATCGCACAAGTTGTCGCTAAGGTCGAGGCTTTCGACGATGAATTTTTCAGTATTTTGGTAACCGAACAGCCCTCGTTCAACGCTCAACTGCACAAACTTTTAACGAATTAA
- a CDS encoding nuclear transport factor 2 family protein — MNTEAIKIYEKWTQMWNGNLDLADEILSPTFKAHLTSDSTPPPASVIDIPSAKAWINTIRSKADALHYEIVLGPFRDEDFIAAYWRVTATLGDKKAVKVGTDFLKIKDGKITDCWTMNNRE, encoded by the coding sequence ATGAATACAGAAGCAATTAAAATTTACGAAAAATGGACACAGATGTGGAATGGAAATCTCGACCTTGCCGATGAGATTTTATCTCCTACTTTCAAAGCGCACTTAACTTCCGACTCTACCCCTCCTCCGGCATCTGTAATCGATATCCCCAGTGCCAAAGCGTGGATTAATACCATTCGCTCTAAGGCAGATGCCTTGCATTATGAGATTGTACTCGGACCCTTTCGCGATGAGGACTTTATTGCTGCTTATTGGCGCGTAACCGCTACGTTAGGAGATAAAAAAGCAGTGAAAGTAGGTACTGATTTTCTAAAAATTAAAGACGGGAAAATCACCGACTGCTGGACGATGAACAACAGAGAATAA
- a CDS encoding nitroreductase family protein yields the protein MLKDILNFRRAVRYYEPTPISEEKVRECLKLATLAPTSSNMQLYELYHITDKALLEKLAHACLEQRTATTAQQMVVFVTRQDKHRAHARAILEFERGNVQRNSPPERQAKRIKDKEAYYGKLMPFVYSRFFGLLGLFRKAFGMVTSWFRPMMQQLSEGDIRVSVHKSCGLVAQTFMLAMAEEGYDTCPLEGYDSRRIKKLLHLPCGAEVNMVITCGLREQLGIWGERFRLPFEEVYRHND from the coding sequence ATGTTAAAAGATATTTTAAACTTTCGTAGGGCGGTACGCTATTATGAGCCTACGCCCATCAGTGAGGAAAAGGTGCGCGAATGTCTTAAACTCGCCACACTGGCACCTACCAGCTCTAATATGCAGTTGTACGAGCTCTACCACATCACTGATAAGGCTTTGTTAGAGAAATTAGCACACGCCTGCCTCGAACAGCGTACGGCTACCACGGCACAACAAATGGTGGTTTTCGTTACTCGTCAAGACAAACACCGCGCTCACGCTCGTGCTATCTTGGAGTTTGAGCGTGGTAATGTACAGCGGAACAGTCCGCCCGAAAGGCAAGCCAAGCGTATTAAAGATAAAGAGGCATATTACGGCAAACTGATGCCCTTTGTGTATAGTAGATTTTTTGGGCTACTAGGACTCTTCCGCAAAGCGTTTGGGATGGTTACCAGTTGGTTTCGTCCTATGATGCAACAGCTCTCGGAAGGCGATATTCGCGTAAGTGTACACAAAAGCTGTGGACTCGTAGCACAGACCTTTATGCTAGCAATGGCAGAGGAAGGGTACGATACTTGTCCGTTAGAGGGTTACGACAGCCGTCGTATTAAGAAACTACTGCACCTACCTTGCGGAGCAGAAGTGAATATGGTGATTACTTGTGGACTTCGTGAACAGCTCGGTATCTGGGGCGAAAGGTTTAGATTGCCGTTTGAGGAAGTGTACAGACATAATGATTAA
- a CDS encoding alpha/beta hydrolase, producing MKLRNIIFTFLVTINLVNAKTEPVTIQGAVGTLRGVVTTPDTVKKSQKIPTVIIFHALTSNKDKKLYATLADSLAAHGIASVRFDFNAHGESEGDFKKMSLDNELEDARRIMAFTKRLPFVGKIGLIGHSQGGAIAMLLSAELGKKNVKALGLLAPASTIHDILSQGVLFDATFDPLNVPEELSFFGGKVTVGKDYILSAQRCKLIQKASTYKGKVLVIHGTGDRMISYTYSENLPFFYKHCKVSLIERGDHLFTAKEAETAEMMTQFMLKNLR from the coding sequence ATGAAACTTAGGAATATTATTTTTACTTTTTTAGTTACTATTAACTTGGTAAATGCCAAAACAGAGCCTGTAACTATTCAGGGAGCTGTAGGAACACTTCGCGGAGTGGTAACCACTCCTGATACTGTGAAAAAGTCTCAGAAAATCCCTACTGTGATTATCTTTCACGCACTGACTAGCAATAAAGACAAAAAGCTATATGCTACTTTGGCAGATAGCTTAGCGGCACACGGTATTGCCTCAGTACGCTTTGACTTTAACGCACACGGCGAAAGTGAAGGAGATTTTAAGAAAATGTCGTTAGATAATGAGTTAGAAGATGCACGGCGCATAATGGCATTTACTAAAAGACTCCCTTTCGTAGGTAAGATAGGCTTGATAGGACACTCGCAAGGAGGGGCTATAGCGATGCTTTTGAGTGCCGAATTAGGAAAGAAAAACGTTAAAGCATTAGGCTTGTTAGCACCTGCTTCTACAATTCACGACATACTATCACAAGGGGTACTGTTTGATGCCACTTTCGACCCATTGAATGTACCTGAGGAGCTTTCCTTTTTTGGAGGGAAGGTAACTGTGGGGAAAGACTATATCCTCTCGGCACAACGCTGCAAACTCATTCAGAAAGCGAGTACCTACAAAGGCAAGGTGCTGGTGATTCACGGCACAGGTGATCGGATGATATCCTATACCTATAGCGAGAATTTGCCTTTTTTCTACAAGCATTGTAAGGTAAGTCTTATTGAAAGAGGAGACCATTTGTTTACTGCTAAAGAAGCGGAAACAGCAGAGATGATGACACAGTTTATGCTGAAAAACTTGAGATAA
- a CDS encoding aldo/keto reductase, protein MKKRILGNNLQVSALGFGCMGLSHGYGTTELSHAEQVQLIRTAHDLGVTFFDTAQAYDDNELLVGEALQPFRKEVVLATKCGIYGIDAANGKMNLDARPETIRRTLEDSLRRLRTDYIDLYYLHRVDPKVPIEEVALTMQSLIKEGKIRHYGLSEADAETIRRAHAVASVTALQSEYSMMWRIPEATIIPTLEELGIGFVPYSPLGKGFLTGKIKAESTFAKNDHRRKARLGRKCLKGTHIA, encoded by the coding sequence ATGAAAAAGAGAATTTTAGGTAACAATCTGCAAGTCTCAGCACTTGGCTTTGGCTGTATGGGGCTTTCACACGGCTATGGCACTACGGAGCTATCGCACGCTGAGCAGGTGCAACTTATACGCACTGCACACGATTTAGGGGTAACTTTCTTTGACACCGCTCAGGCGTATGATGACAATGAATTGCTTGTTGGTGAGGCATTACAGCCTTTCCGCAAAGAGGTGGTACTCGCTACTAAATGCGGCATTTATGGTATAGACGCTGCTAATGGCAAAATGAACTTAGATGCACGCCCCGAGACCATAAGGCGCACCTTAGAAGACTCATTGCGCCGCTTGCGTACAGACTATATCGATCTGTACTACCTTCACCGTGTAGACCCCAAAGTGCCTATTGAGGAGGTTGCCCTGACGATGCAGTCGCTTATTAAAGAAGGCAAAATACGCCATTATGGACTTTCAGAGGCCGATGCAGAGACGATACGCCGCGCACACGCTGTAGCCTCTGTAACAGCCCTCCAAAGTGAGTATTCTATGATGTGGCGCATTCCTGAGGCAACTATCATTCCTACCTTAGAGGAACTCGGTATTGGCTTTGTACCTTACAGTCCGCTCGGCAAAGGCTTTTTGACAGGGAAAATCAAAGCAGAAAGCACCTTTGCCAAGAACGACCATCGCCGTAAAGCGCGCCTCGGGCGAAAGTGCCTCAAAGGTACACACATCGCCTGA
- a CDS encoding CPBP family intramembrane glutamic endopeptidase, producing the protein MMTHKQTLRNVLIFTAVAAFIGWIGGWIDSILPDQGAHTEPDTIGAALWIASPLITVILLRTFGGDGWKDMGLTPHLKGNKRWYLLSLLVYPVIYGITIGLGVCFGWADASKFSLSAYLPIFGFWIAFEFIKNIFEESVWRGYLTPKVSLLIKRDWLFYGVVATIVWLWHIPYYLFFLGEDYLNMFFPYGKVAMALYSLIVAFCWTPLFVEMFFLTRSLWLCIIMHTVEDALNPLISGGFVHIPDDKILLISPTYGIIPMTLFLLLGLYLRKRRLSLIGEREVYSV; encoded by the coding sequence ATGATGACACATAAACAAACATTGAGAAACGTCCTTATCTTCACCGCTGTAGCCGCCTTTATCGGCTGGATAGGCGGTTGGATCGACAGTATTTTGCCCGACCAAGGGGCGCACACCGAACCCGATACCATAGGCGCCGCACTATGGATCGCCAGCCCGCTCATTACCGTTATTCTCCTGAGAACTTTCGGTGGCGATGGCTGGAAGGATATGGGGCTAACGCCTCACCTGAAGGGCAACAAGCGTTGGTATCTGCTCTCGCTACTCGTCTACCCCGTTATCTATGGAATCACCATTGGATTAGGGGTGTGTTTCGGCTGGGCTGATGCCTCAAAGTTCAGCCTAAGTGCTTACCTGCCTATCTTTGGCTTTTGGATTGCCTTTGAGTTCATCAAAAATATCTTTGAGGAATCCGTATGGCGCGGCTACCTCACCCCTAAGGTGAGTCTGCTCATAAAGCGCGATTGGCTGTTCTACGGGGTGGTAGCCACCATCGTATGGCTATGGCACATCCCTTACTACCTCTTCTTCTTAGGCGAGGACTACCTGAATATGTTCTTCCCTTATGGCAAAGTCGCAATGGCACTGTATTCACTGATAGTAGCCTTCTGCTGGACACCCCTCTTTGTGGAAATGTTCTTCCTCACCCGCAGCCTTTGGCTCTGCATTATAATGCACACTGTTGAGGACGCCCTCAACCCACTCATCTCAGGAGGCTTTGTCCACATCCCCGATGACAAGATACTGCTCATCTCCCCCACTTATGGCATTATCCCGATGACCCTCTTCCTCCTCTTAGGCTTATACCTACGCAAACGCCGATTATCACTTATAGGGGAGAGAGAAGTGTATAGTGTATAA
- a CDS encoding helix-turn-helix transcriptional regulator, with protein sequence MLHITGEDLQAMAMEKREADKHSEVALQQSYSALMDDTDCFSLQTQEAGTHFVYQWAMTFPEAVHLEQQWAIPSVRFCFIDKAAKGFAIHTHEVAERTLFEGQYHLFFSKEECYSKETFAADSPYSLRSVAVSGAQFEAMALRYPEVFSVHFERYDTGENFFLPLQHSPAKAAILRELVGQLQCAPALGVAAKAYADAKLLELFLHLFTVESAVPAYKYCKRAADRECMGEVVRLITADLLHTPSIAELARAVGLNEKKLCYGFKELYGTTVYGYLFEHKMQLARRLLTTTDRSVKEIAWECGYDDSSHFSVAFKRRWGETASGVRGQ encoded by the coding sequence ATGTTACACATCACAGGAGAAGATTTACAAGCGATGGCAATGGAGAAGCGCGAGGCTGATAAGCATAGTGAGGTTGCGCTTCAGCAGTCGTATAGTGCGCTTATGGACGATACGGATTGCTTTTCGCTGCAAACGCAAGAGGCGGGGACGCACTTTGTTTACCAATGGGCGATGACCTTCCCCGAGGCGGTGCATTTGGAGCAGCAGTGGGCGATCCCTTCGGTGCGCTTTTGCTTTATAGACAAGGCGGCGAAAGGCTTTGCTATCCATACGCACGAGGTAGCGGAGCGCACGCTCTTTGAGGGGCAGTATCATCTCTTTTTCAGTAAGGAAGAATGTTATTCCAAGGAGACTTTTGCCGCGGATAGTCCTTACAGTTTGCGCTCTGTGGCTGTCTCGGGGGCACAGTTTGAGGCAATGGCACTGCGGTATCCTGAGGTGTTTAGTGTGCACTTTGAGCGTTACGATACGGGGGAGAACTTTTTCTTGCCACTGCAACACAGTCCTGCCAAAGCAGCGATACTGCGTGAGCTTGTGGGGCAATTGCAGTGTGCGCCTGCGTTGGGAGTTGCTGCCAAGGCGTATGCCGATGCGAAGCTGTTGGAACTTTTCTTACATCTCTTTACTGTTGAGAGTGCTGTGCCTGCTTATAAGTACTGCAAAAGGGCTGCCGACCGTGAATGTATGGGTGAAGTGGTGCGGCTTATCACTGCCGACTTGCTGCATACGCCTTCCATTGCAGAGTTGGCGCGAGCGGTAGGGCTTAACGAGAAGAAACTGTGTTATGGCTTTAAAGAACTCTATGGCACTACGGTTTACGGGTATCTCTTTGAGCACAAGATGCAATTGGCGCGAAGGCTGCTCACCACCACCGACCGCAGTGTAAAGGAAATCGCGTGGGAGTGCGGTTATGATGACTCTTCACACTTTTCAGTGGCGTTTAAAAGGCGGTGGGGGGAGACAGCGTCAGGGGTCAGAGGGCAGTAG
- a CDS encoding Gfo/Idh/MocA family oxidoreductase, with translation MNVLLTAFGMSGRLFHAPFIATHPHFKLYGVVERHTPQAQSLYPEAKHFSSVAEGLADPAIDLVVVNTPVQTHYEYTRAALLVGKHVLVEKPFTVNADEAADLVRLAAEKALSLTVYQNRRYDGDFLKVKEIVASGVLGDLKQVEMRFDRFRPTLSAKAHKETAEAGGGTLHDLGAHLIDQALVLFGTPQRIAADLGYMREGTLTNDYFEILLHYPKELRVRLISTTFALERQWEYKLHGTKGSFLQQRFDAQEEALDKGAKPSFSKWLPKVSAPNGILHTLDKREETTAQQGNYMHFYEALYQHLACGAKNPVPATEALEVIRVIDLSKNAIFAV, from the coding sequence ATGAATGTACTTTTAACAGCTTTTGGAATGAGCGGAAGACTCTTCCACGCACCTTTTATTGCGACGCACCCACATTTTAAGCTCTACGGGGTCGTGGAGCGTCATACCCCGCAAGCCCAAAGCCTTTACCCCGAGGCAAAACACTTCAGCAGTGTAGCTGAGGGGCTTGCGGACCCTGCAATTGATCTGGTAGTGGTCAATACCCCTGTGCAAACCCATTATGAGTACACCCGTGCGGCTCTTTTGGTAGGCAAACACGTCCTAGTGGAAAAACCCTTTACGGTCAATGCTGATGAGGCTGCCGATTTGGTGCGCCTTGCAGCCGAGAAGGCACTCAGTCTTACAGTATACCAAAATCGCCGCTACGATGGTGATTTTCTAAAAGTAAAAGAAATAGTGGCAAGTGGCGTATTGGGCGATCTCAAGCAAGTGGAGATGCGCTTCGACCGCTTTCGCCCAACACTCAGTGCCAAAGCACACAAGGAGACCGCCGAGGCTGGTGGGGGAACGCTGCACGACCTTGGCGCACATCTCATTGACCAAGCCTTGGTGCTTTTTGGTACACCGCAGCGCATTGCTGCCGATCTCGGTTATATGCGCGAAGGCACGCTCACGAACGACTATTTTGAGATCCTTTTACACTACCCTAAGGAGCTACGCGTGCGCCTTATCTCCACTACTTTTGCCCTTGAACGGCAATGGGAATACAAACTCCACGGCACTAAAGGCAGCTTTTTGCAGCAGCGTTTTGATGCACAAGAAGAGGCTTTGGATAAGGGCGCAAAACCTTCTTTCTCCAAATGGTTACCAAAAGTAAGTGCACCGAATGGGATACTTCACACCCTTGATAAACGCGAAGAAACGACCGCCCAGCAGGGTAACTATATGCATTTTTACGAGGCACTCTATCAGCATCTCGCTTGCGGGGCAAAGAACCCCGTGCCTGCTACTGAGGCACTTGAAGTAATACGCGTGATTGATTTGTCAAAAAATGCTATCTTTGCAGTGTAA
- a CDS encoding winged helix-turn-helix transcriptional regulator, whose product MEVKKEVAPYNSVERSISEDADLTYGLDLIGSKWKLLIIRKLSNGALRFGEIKQRLPQLSERMLTVHLRQLQEAGLVRRHAYNEVPPRVEYELTYITTELFPALVVFREWAAKYKRLNQK is encoded by the coding sequence ATGGAGGTAAAAAAAGAAGTCGCTCCCTATAATTCTGTAGAGCGCTCTATCAGTGAAGATGCGGATCTGACCTATGGTTTAGATCTTATTGGGAGCAAATGGAAGTTACTTATCATTCGTAAGCTAAGCAATGGAGCCTTGCGTTTTGGGGAAATTAAGCAACGGCTGCCCCAACTAAGTGAGCGGATGCTTACTGTACATTTGCGTCAGTTGCAAGAGGCTGGGTTGGTGAGGCGACACGCCTATAACGAGGTGCCACCAAGGGTGGAATATGAACTAACCTATATCACCACTGAGCTTTTTCCTGCGCTGGTGGTGTTTAGGGAATGGGCGGCTAAGTATAAACGCTTGAATCAGAAATGA
- a CDS encoding TPM domain-containing protein, with protein MLKAKSNILKAKHHALCTILCALFFCLQFVAAQNLPALKNKVEAVQDYVGLLSQSDRAALNEKLRSYADSTSTGIVIAIVRTVDDDINYEAAQLLTKWGIGQKGKDNGVLILMAAESRKVAISTGYGVESYLTDALSRQIIEQDMIPSFKRGDYYTGFDAATTSIMQVLQGTYKADKRTAVNDAKDIFAAIFVFVVIALLFILAIKRGNKGGGNGNNSRGLDLFDIIMLSSLGRSSGGGFSSGGFGSFGGGSSGGFGGFGGGMGGGGGASGSW; from the coding sequence ATGCTAAAAGCTAAAAGCAACATATTAAAAGCTAAGCACCATGCACTGTGCACCATTCTCTGTGCACTATTCTTCTGTCTGCAATTCGTTGCGGCGCAAAACCTTCCTGCCTTAAAGAACAAAGTTGAGGCGGTGCAGGACTATGTGGGGTTGCTTTCCCAGAGCGATCGGGCAGCCCTCAATGAGAAACTGCGCTCCTACGCCGATAGCACCTCCACGGGTATTGTCATTGCCATAGTGCGGACAGTAGACGATGATATTAACTACGAGGCGGCACAACTGCTTACCAAGTGGGGCATTGGTCAGAAAGGGAAAGACAATGGCGTGCTGATACTAATGGCTGCTGAGAGCCGCAAGGTAGCTATCTCCACAGGTTATGGGGTAGAGAGCTATCTGACCGATGCGTTGAGTCGGCAAATTATTGAGCAAGATATGATACCCTCCTTTAAGCGTGGCGACTATTACACAGGCTTTGATGCGGCCACTACTTCCATTATGCAGGTGCTACAAGGCACTTATAAAGCCGATAAGCGCACCGCAGTGAATGATGCTAAAGACATCTTTGCTGCTATATTCGTCTTTGTAGTCATCGCGTTGCTATTTATCTTAGCCATAAAACGCGGCAATAAAGGCGGCGGCAACGGCAATAACTCACGCGGCTTAGACCTCTTCGATATCATTATGCTCTCCAGCTTAGGGCGTAGCAGTGGCGGTGGTTTCTCATCAGGCGGCTTTGGTAGCTTCGGTGGTGGGAGCAGCGGAGGCTTCGGCGGTTTTGGTGGCGGTATGGGCGGCGGTGGCGGTGCCAGCGGTAGTTGGTAA